The DNA sequence CGCAGCGCCTCCCCCGCCTCCGCCGCACCCGCCGCGGGGAGGACGCGATCCTTGGCGACGCGGTCGAGCGCGACGGCCATGTGCAGCAGCACGTCGTTGATGCCGTACTCGTTGACGAAGAACCCGCGCGCGTCCAGCATCTCGACCAGATCGGACTTGAACGCGGCCAGCCCCTCCGAGGCGAAGGCCTCCTGGATGCGCGACACGTCCACGACGCCCTGCCGCATCTCGTCCCGGAACAGCCGGCTGATCAGCTTGCGCCGGGCGATCTCCGGCCCGTTCAGCCGCGCGACCGGGCCATGCCGGTCGAGGACCAGCTCGGTGTCGGCGAGGAGGCTGCGCACCCGGGTGAGGTCGGACTCGATCGTGGAGTCGCTGACGAACAGGCTCTCCGCCGTCTCGTAGACGTCGATCCCCTCCGGCTCGTCGAGCAGCCGCCTGGCCAGGAACGCGAGCCGCTCCTGCGGCGAACCCGCCGACGGGGAGGCCTCCGGGACATCGGCGAGGTAGGCCGCGTACGCGTCGCCTTTCACCCGGTACCCGCTCGGCCCCGACTCGACCAGCTCGCCGAGCGCTGCGGCGTAACTGCGGATGCTGCGGGAGGTCACACCCAGGTCCTGCGCGAGCTCGGCGGCCGTCACCCAGGCAGCACGACGCGACAGGATGTCGAGCATCCTCGTCTGCTTCGCCGAGAGCGCCACCAGCAGAGCCACCTTTCCGTCACCGAGTCAACCACGACCGCGCCGACGGCGGAGGTGCCCCAGCACGCGTTTCCGCACCCCAGGAAGAAACCGTCCTGGCCCCCGGAAGACGTCGGGGACAGCATGGTCACGATCCACCGAACCACCCGATCCACCCGTTTCACCCGTTCCAGCACCACGCACCACCGGAAGGCATGAGGTCGATGAAGATCATCGTTGTCTGCGGCGCGGGCGCCTCCAGCACCTTCGTCGCCGTGAAGCTCCGCACCGCCGCGGCCGCTCGTGGGCTGCAGGTCCAGGTCGCCGCGGGCAGCGCGAGCCAGCTCGACTCGCTCGCCGCGGTGGATGTCGTCCTCGTCGGTGCGCACCTGGAGGCCCTGGTCCCCGGGCTGCGTGCCCGCGCCGCCACCACCGGGACCGCCGTCGCCGTTCTGCCGCCCGTATCCCCCGCCGCACTCGACGGTGCGCTCGCGCTGGATCTGGCCCTCAACGCGAAGGCCGGGGCACGATGAGAGCCACTGGCAGCGCGGCGTCGCGGCGTACTGTGCCACCCGAGAACGAAGGAGACCGGAACAATGGCTGAGCGGATCATCACCGTCGGATCGACCCACGGGCTGCACGCCCGTCCCGCCAAGCTCTTCGTGGAGGCCGTCGGCGCCTCGGGCGCGAAGGTGTCGCTGTCGAAGGAGGGCGGGCGCACCGTCGACGCCGGCAGCATCCTCGGCGTCATCTCGCTG is a window from the Leifsonia shinshuensis genome containing:
- a CDS encoding PTS sugar transporter subunit IIB, with the protein product MKIIVVCGAGASSTFVAVKLRTAAAARGLQVQVAAGSASQLDSLAAVDVVLVGAHLEALVPGLRARAATTGTAVAVLPPVSPAALDGALALDLALNAKAGAR
- a CDS encoding HPr family phosphocarrier protein: MAERIITVGSTHGLHARPAKLFVEAVGASGAKVSLSKEGGRTVDAGSILGVISLGIDHGDKIVLATDAPNAEAVLDDLAEILTTDHDA